AACTTATCAAAGTTGCATTTAACCCCTTCTTCAAAGCAACAACTTCTTTTAAACCAATATGCGAGTCCTTAAACGAGAGAAACGCTTTCGTACTTGCAGGATCAAATTTTTCCCAAAACTTCTTTTTTCCGTTTAGATGATAGATAGTATTGGCCAAGCTATAAACTCTCCTGGAGAAATACCTGGATAACCCTCCAAGCCCCTGGATCTCACCGAGCTGAGTGGCCGGAACGGTACCAAAAGTCACATAGCGGCAGCCCTCTTTAGATAAGGCTTCCAGAGCCGTCACGACAAGCAATTCAGGGACCCCATGAGGCGCGTCGGGAACAAACATCAGATGATTCATCAGCCATCCCTGGTGACGTTCCAGGCGGCTTAAGATCACAACACCGACAATCCTTCCATTTTTTTCGGCATAAAACCACCTTTTTCCCTCCCGATGTTCAAAAGAACGCACATGCGAAAAATGAATCTGCGGCCCTTTTCTGGCCTTAAGCCAGCGCTCTCCCGCCTCGTTAATCCCCTCTTCTATCCGTGGATCGAAGGTTGTATACTCTTTAACGCTGACATCTTCGTGAAGGGCATGGCGCACTTTGCGCCGGACAAGACATGCGCGCACCCCCTCCTTTTTTCGGGGGTCGTCATGCGGGTCAATGATCAGCTCTTCGCCATATTCAATCATGGTTTTGCAGTATCCGTGATTAAACAGCCAGCGCGCAAATGTTTCACCGATGACGAGATAGATGACCCTTAGATTTTCTTTTGCACAGTGGTCATGAAACGCTTTGATCAGGCTTTCTGTCTGATCCGGGGGGCAGGCCGGGTCGCCATAGACAATCGCGCACCCATTTTCCTGCCGATACCCGATCAATCCCTCGGCTTCAGAAACCCGGAAAATGCGGCTTGACGGATCCAATATCGCATCGGTTGTCGATCCAGCCCACTTTCTGACACACGCCAAATCGGATTCAGAAACCTGCATTTAAAACCCTCTTTACTTAGACGTAGCAAACTTTTGCTACTACAATAAGAGAGCTATCACTGATTAGCGCTTGTGTCAACTAAAAAATTGGAGTTATTGGCAAGGGGCATATAGCTCGCCCTATTGCAGCAGTCGCCGAACACATAGGTGATTCCCACACAGACATTCGCAGCATAATTTC
The sequence above is drawn from the Estrella lausannensis genome and encodes:
- a CDS encoding DUF2156 domain-containing protein, whose protein sequence is MQVSESDLACVRKWAGSTTDAILDPSSRIFRVSEAEGLIGYRQENGCAIVYGDPACPPDQTESLIKAFHDHCAKENLRVIYLVIGETFARWLFNHGYCKTMIEYGEELIIDPHDDPRKKEGVRACLVRRKVRHALHEDVSVKEYTTFDPRIEEGINEAGERWLKARKGPQIHFSHVRSFEHREGKRWFYAEKNGRIVGVVILSRLERHQGWLMNHLMFVPDAPHGVPELLVVTALEALSKEGCRYVTFGTVPATQLGEIQGLGGLSRYFSRRVYSLANTIYHLNGKKKFWEKFDPASTKAFLSFKDSHIGLKEVVALKKGLNATLISSS